One genomic window of Piliocolobus tephrosceles isolate RC106 chromosome 19, ASM277652v3, whole genome shotgun sequence includes the following:
- the CFAP298 gene encoding LOW QUALITY PROTEIN: cilia- and flagella-associated protein 298 (The sequence of the model RefSeq protein was modified relative to this genomic sequence to represent the inferred CDS: inserted 2 bases in 2 codons; deleted 2 bases in 2 codons; substituted 2 bases at 2 genomic stop codons), with protein sequence MWSGCGAAVAELGVYVACRPSHSPSSNSHLSPRISLSXNLGPNTSRLGGPPSTSAAWSVFGKLPRQQSLPGGGSASLLPSVRPEIAALSGCVGGFPACSYSXAXIAGPQCTTASATRVLSXSWRLFDSVSLLLLATSTSGSECRFPRSLRARERGVRAPERWLLVRRRCWRSGDPRPAGSAGHAARAFSPPQCLGGTAMVLLHVKRGDESQFLLQAPGSTELEELTVQVARVYNGRLKVQRLCSEMEELAEHGVFLPPNMQGLTDDQIEELKLKDEWGEKCVPSGGAVFKKDDIGRRNGQAPNEKMKQVLKKTIEEAKAIISKKQVEAGVCVTMEMVKDALDQLRGAVMIVYPMGLPPYDPIRMEFENKEDLSGTQAGLNVIKESEAQLWWAAKELRRTKKLSDYVGKNEKTKIIAKIQQRGQGAPAREPIISSEEQKQLMLYYHRRQEELKRLEENDDDACLNSPWADNTALKRHFHGVKDIKWRPR encoded by the exons ATGTGGAGCGGTTGTGGGGCGGCAGTTGCGGAACTCGGCGTGTATGTTGCCTGCCGTCCCTCCCATTCCCCATCTAgtaactcccacctcagcccacgtatctccctga ggaatctCGGACCCAATACCAGTCGATTGGGAGGTCCACCCTCCACTTCAGCGGCTTGGTCTGTGTTTGGGAAGTTGCCACGACAACAGTCACTTCCGGGAGGGGGATCTGCGAGTCTTCTTCCGTCGGTCCGGCCAGAAATAGCTGCCCTCTCAGGCTGTGTGGGTGGTTTCCCCGCCTGCAGCTACA GGGCGTAGATTGCTGGGCCTCAGTGCACCACAGCCTCCGCTACTCGGGTTCTGAGCTAGAGCTGGAGGCTC TTTGACTCTGTTTCACTGTTGCTGCTAGCAACATCCACTTCCGGGAGCGAGTGCCGTTTCCCTCGCTCACTGCGGGCTCGGGAGCGTGGGGTTCGGGCCCCTGAACGG TGGCTGTTAGTGCGTCGCCGCTGCTGGCGATCCGGCGACCCTCGGCCGGCCGGATCCGCGGGCCACGCAGCCCGGGCCTTCTCACCACCTCAGTGCCTCGGCGGGACCGCCATGGTTCTGCTGCACGTGAAGCGGGGCGACGAGAGCCAATTCCTGCTGCAGGCGCCTGGGAGCACCGAGCTGGAGGAGCTCACGGTGCAGGTGGCCCGGGTCTATAATGGGCGGCTCAAGGTGCAGCGCCTCTGCTCAG aaatggaagaATTAGCTGAACATGGCGTATTTCTCCCTCCTAATATGCAAGGACTGACTGATGATCAGATTGAAGAATTGAAATTGAAGGATGAATGGGGTGAAAAATGTGTACCCAGCGGAGGTGCAGTATTTAAAAAGGATGATATTGGACGAAGGAATGGGCAAG ctccaaatgagaaaatgaagcaaGTGTTAAAGAAGACTATAGAAGAAGCCAAAGCAATAATATCTAag AAACAAGTGGAAGCCGGTGTCTGTGTTACTATGGAGATGGTGAAAGATGCCTTGGATCAGCTTCGAGGCGCGGTGATGATTGTTTATCCCATGGGGTTGCCACCGTATGATCCCATCCGCATGGAGTTTGAAAATAAGGAAGATTTGTCGGGAACGCAG GCAGGGCTCAACGTCATTAAAGAATCAGAGGCGCAGCTGTGGTGGGCAGCCAAGGAGCTGAGAAGAACAAAGAAGCTTTCAGACTACgtggggaaaaatgaaaaaaccaaAATTATCGCCAAGATTCAGCAA AGGGGACAGGGAGCTCCAGCCCGAGAGCCTATTATTAGCAGCGAGGAGCAGAAGCAGCTGATGCTGTACTATCACAGAAGGCAAGAGGAGCTCAAG AGATTGGAAGAAAATGATGACGACGCCTGTTTAAACTCACCATGGGCAGATAACACTGctttgaaaagacattttcatGGAGTAAAAGACATAAAGTGGAGACCAAGATGA
- the LOC111525205 gene encoding T-complex protein 10A homolog 1 isoform X1 — MLAGQLKAGTHQGTHPEDPCPGAGAVMEKTAAAVEVPTEDCNTGETQPLQQQIIRLHQELGRQKSLWADVHGKLRSHIDALRKQNVELREKLISLQLQRWEARQKSAASPHAGQESRALALEPAFGKISPPSADEEKMPKYVGHKNQSAALPGQRSSSNNSAPPKPMSLNIRIINLWKTTPQENRDKSLSGRCQGRRATPTGRPTPCAERRRVSEDGKAMHPSSRSLQNSRGRKSPVQASQAAMLQEQMAAARGADGSSSVLESSEGGFLSHMQPDEFTGSSLNIAERQEIWAVNFCVM, encoded by the exons ATGCTGGCAGGTCAGCTCAAGGCTGGCACCCACCAGGGCACCCACCCAGAGGACCCATGTCCGGGAGCTGGGGCTGTTATGGAGAAGACAGCTGCAGCAGTTGAGGTCCCTACAGAGGACTGCAACACCGGGGAGACGCAA CCATTACAGCAGCAGATCATCAGACTTCACCAAGAGCTCGGGAGACAGAAGTCTCTGTGGGCTGATGTTCATGGAAAACTCCGGAGTCATATAGATGCTTTGAGGAAGCAGAACGTGGAGCTCCGAGAAAAGCTGATATCTCTGCAGCTGCAGCGGTGGGAAGCCAGGCAGAAATCTGCAGCGTCCCCACATGCGGGGCAAGAATCACGCGCTCTG GCATTGGAACCCGCTTTTGGAAAAATTTCACCTCCGTCGGCTGATGAAGAGAAAATGCCCAAATACGTTGGCCACAAGAATCAGAGCGCCGCTCTCCCGGGACAAAGATCATCATCTAACAATTCAGCTCCTCCAAAG CCAATGAGTTTAAATATAAGAATAATTAACTTGTGGAAAACAACACCACaggaaaatagagataaaagtCTTTCCGGGAGATGTCAAGGCAGAAGAGCAACACCCACTGGAAGACCGACGCCCTGTGCAGAGAGACGGAGGGTGTCTGAAGATGGAAAG GCTATGCATCCATCTTCCCGAAGTCTGCAAAACTCGAGGGGCAGAAAATCACCAGTGCAGGCTTCCCAGGCCGCCATGCTGCAGGAGCAGATGGCAGCAGCCAGAGGAGCTG ACGGAAGCTCATCAGTCTTAGAGAGTTCTGAAGGTGGCTTTCTCAGCCACATGCAACCTGATGAGTTCACCGGTTCTTCCCTAAACATTGCAGA acgGCAGGAAATCTGGGCTGTGAACTTCTGTGTGATGTAG
- the LOC111525205 gene encoding T-complex protein 10A homolog 1 isoform X2 yields MLAGQLKAGTHQGTHPEDPCPGAGAVMEKTAAAVEVPTEDCNTGETQPLQQQIIRLHQELGRQKSLWADVHGKLRSHIDALRKQNVELREKLISLQLQRWEARQKSAASPHAGQESRALALEPAFGKISPPSADEEKMPKYVGHKNQSAALPGQRSSSNNSAPPKPMSLNIRIINLWKTTPQENRDKSLSGRCQGRRATPTGRPTPCAERRRVSEDGKVASDTCVTLHWLNGKFRFKESST; encoded by the exons ATGCTGGCAGGTCAGCTCAAGGCTGGCACCCACCAGGGCACCCACCCAGAGGACCCATGTCCGGGAGCTGGGGCTGTTATGGAGAAGACAGCTGCAGCAGTTGAGGTCCCTACAGAGGACTGCAACACCGGGGAGACGCAA CCATTACAGCAGCAGATCATCAGACTTCACCAAGAGCTCGGGAGACAGAAGTCTCTGTGGGCTGATGTTCATGGAAAACTCCGGAGTCATATAGATGCTTTGAGGAAGCAGAACGTGGAGCTCCGAGAAAAGCTGATATCTCTGCAGCTGCAGCGGTGGGAAGCCAGGCAGAAATCTGCAGCGTCCCCACATGCGGGGCAAGAATCACGCGCTCTG GCATTGGAACCCGCTTTTGGAAAAATTTCACCTCCGTCGGCTGATGAAGAGAAAATGCCCAAATACGTTGGCCACAAGAATCAGAGCGCCGCTCTCCCGGGACAAAGATCATCATCTAACAATTCAGCTCCTCCAAAG CCAATGAGTTTAAATATAAGAATAATTAACTTGTGGAAAACAACACCACaggaaaatagagataaaagtCTTTCCGGGAGATGTCAAGGCAGAAGAGCAACACCCACTGGAAGACCGACGCCCTGTGCAGAGAGACGGAGGGTGTCTGAAGATGGAAAGGTGGCCTCGGACACCTGTGTCACTCTACACTGGCTGAATGGAAAATTCAGATTCAAAGAAAGTTCCACTTAG